A genomic segment from Brachionichthys hirsutus isolate HB-005 unplaced genomic scaffold, CSIRO-AGI_Bhir_v1 contig_867, whole genome shotgun sequence encodes:
- the LOC137915077 gene encoding 3-phosphoinositide-dependent protein kinase 1-like, with protein MARATSQLYDVVPIQPNVVICSRSHPSMVRNHPDSCSPLAIPGASSSHCPSMEGSTSQARAVGTSASSQGSDLRTQSAVQVPQPRKKKPEDFRFGKILGEGSFSTVVLAREQITGKEYAIKILEKRHIMKEKKAQYVKRERDLMSNLDHPFFVKLYFTFQDDEKLYFGLSYAKNGELLKYIRKIGSFDETCTRFYSAETVCALEYLHSKGIIHRDLKPENILLSEDMHIQITDFGTAKQLSSDSKLARANSFVGTAQYVSPELLTEKSACKSSDLWALGCIIYQLVAGLPPFRAGNEYLIFQKIIKLEYEFPEKFFPKAKDLVKQLLSQDPSKRIGCEEMGGYEPLKQHPFFDTISWSDLHLQTPPKLTPYLPAMSEDDEDCYGNYDDLLSQFSNMQVAQSSSSHSLSPHESTPPQRSSSNIEQYIHDLDNNSFELDLQFTEEEKRLLLDKQTTGNPWHQFVENNLIMKMGPVDKRKGLFARRRQLLLTEGPHLYYVDPVNKVLKGEIPWSLELRPEAKNFKTFFVHTPNRTYYLMDPSGNADRWCKKIQEVWRKIYQRHQNPGL; from the exons ATGGCAAGAGCTACAAGTCAGCTG TATGATGTTGTGCCCATTCAGCCCAACGTTGTCATCTGTTCCCGCTCGCATCCATCAATGGTAAGAAACCACCCCGACTCCTGCTCGCCACTTGCTATCCCAGGCGCAAGCAGTAGCCACTGTCCCAGCATGGAGGGCTCAACCTCACAAGCCCGTGCTGTTGGAACGTCTGCCAGCAGCCAGGGCTCGGACCTCCGCACACAGTCGGCTGTCCAGGTCCCTCAGCCACGGAAGAAGAAGCCAGAGGATTTCAGATTCGGGAAGATCCTTGGAGAGGGTTCCTTTTCAACA GTTGTCTTGGCAAGGGAGCAGATAACAGGGAAAGAATATGCAA TTAAGATTTTAGAGAAACGCCACATTATGAAGGAAAAGAAAGCCCAGTACGTGAAAAGAGAAAGGGATTTGATGTCAAATCTAGATCATCCGTTCTTCGTCAAGCTCTACTTCACATTTCAAGATGATGAGAAGTTGT ATTTTGGCCTCAGCTATGCTAAGAATGGGGAGCTCTTGAAATACATACGGAAAATTGGTTCATTTGATGAGACCTGTACTAGATTCTACTCGGCTGAAACAGTTTGTGCTCTAGAATACTTGCACAGCAAGGGGATAATACACAG AGATCTGAAACCAGAGAATATTCTGCTGAGTGAAGACATGCACATCCAAATAACAGATTTTGGGACGGCAAAACAATTATCGTCAGACAGCAAACTAG CAAGAGCAAACTCCTTTGTTGGAACAGCACAGTATGTGTCTCCAGAGCTGCTAACGGAGAAATCAGCCTGCAAGAG TTCTGACCTGTGGGCCTTGGGATGTATAATCTATCAGCTGGTGGCTGGTTTACCACCGTTCAGAGCTGG AAATGAGTACCTAATAttccagaaaataataaaactggaGTATGAATTTCCTGAGAAATTCTTCCCCAAAGCCAAGGATCTTGTCAAACAGCTTTTG TCGCAGGACCCTTCGAAGCGCATTGGCTGTGAAGAGATGGGAGGGTACGAACCTCTGAAGCAGCACCCCTTCTTTGACACCATCTCTTGGAGTGACCTTCACTTACAGACACCCCCGAAGCTCACCCCTTACCTGCCAGCCATgtctgaggatgatgaggactGCTACGGGAAT TACGATGACCTCCTGAGCCAGTTCAGCAACATGCAGGTGGCCCAGTCCAGTTCATCACACTCCCTGTCACCTCATGAATCGACCCCCCCACAGAGGTCCAGCAGCAACATTGAGCAGTACATCCATGACTTGGACAATAACTCCTTTGAGCTGGATTTGCAGTTCACTGAAGAAGAGAAGCGGCTATTGCTGGACAAACAAACCACTGGAAAcccctg GCACCAGTTTGTGGAGAATAACCTGATTATGAAAATGGGCCCAGTGGATAAACGGAAG GGTCTGTTTGCACGACGGAGACAGCTGCTTCTCACTGAAGGACCACACCTGTACTACGTGGATCCCGTCAACAAGGTCCTAAAAGGGGAGATTCCTTGGTCCCTAGAGTTGCGACCTGAAGCCAAGAACTTCAAAACGTTCTTTGTTCACACG CCTAATCGAACATACTATTTGATGGACCCCAGCGGAAATGCTGACAGGTGGTGCAAGAAGATCCAGGAAGTGTGGAGAAAGATCTATCAAAGGCACCAAAA